The following coding sequences are from one Oncorhynchus nerka isolate Pitt River linkage group LG6, Oner_Uvic_2.0, whole genome shotgun sequence window:
- the LOC115130186 gene encoding clavesin-1-like, which translates to MTHLQAGLSSETTEKARQELNENPDTLHADIQQVRDMIVTRPDIGFLRTDDDFILRFLRARKFNQAETFRLLAQYFQFRQQNLDMFQSFKVDDPGIKRALMDGFPGVLETPDQHGRKILILFASNWDQGRSSFTDILRAILLSLEVLIENQELQINGFILIIDWSNFSFKQASKLTPNILKLAIEGLQDSFPARFGGIHFVNQPWYIHAMYTIIKPFLKDKTRKRIFLHGNNLNSLHQLILPDCLPSEFGGTLPPYDMGIWARTLLGPNYNDETEYTLTYDALHVKGSYGGGDKECANKLLKRSESAVEPGTLRQADRDNTAQPLLALD; encoded by the exons ATGACTCACTTGCAAGCGGGCCTGAGCTCCGAGACCACAGAGAAAGCTCGTCAGGAGCTCAACGAGAACCCTGACACCCTCCATGCGGACATCCAGCAGGTGCGCGACATGATCGTGACACGGCCCGACATCGGCTTCCTGCGCACGGACGACGACTTCATCCTGAGGTTTCTGCGGGCGCGCAAGTTCAACCAGGCAGAGACCTTCCGGCTCCTGGCCCAGTATTTTCAATTCCGCCAGCAGAACCTGGACATGTTCCAGAGCTTCAAGGTGGACGACCCGGGGATCAAGAGGGCTCTGATGGACGGCTTCCCAGGTGTCCTGGAGACTCCGGATCAGCATGGCCGGAAGATACTCATCCTATTTGCTtccaactgggaccagggaag gAGCTCTTTCACAGACATCCTCcgagccatcctcctctccctggaGGTTCTCATAGAGAACCAAGAACTCCAGATCAACGGCTTCATCTTGATCATCGACTGGAGTAACTTCTCCTTCAAGCAGGCATCCAAGCTCACGCCCAACATTCTCAAACTGGCAATCGAAGGCCTGCAG GACAGCTTCCCTGCTCGCTTCGGTGGGATCCATTTTGTGAACCAGCCCTGGTATATCCACGCCATGTACACCATCATCAAGCCTTTCCTCAAGGACAAGACTAGGAAAAGG ATTTTCCTCCACGGGAACAACCTCAACAGTTTACACCAGCTTATCCTACCCGATTGTCTGCCGTCCGAGTTTGGTGGCACGCTGCCGCCCTATGACATGGGCATCTGGGCACGGACCCTCTTAGGGCCCAACTACAACGACGAGACGGAGTACACACTCACCTACGACGCCCTCCATGTCAAAGGGAGCTATGGTGGCGGAGATAAGGAATGTGCCAACAAACTTCTGAAAAG GTCCGAGTCAGCCGTGGAGCCGGGTACCCTACGGCAAGCTGACAGGGACAACACGGCACAGCCACTCCTGGCTCTGGACTGA